The following proteins come from a genomic window of Candidatus Binatus sp.:
- a CDS encoding sensor histidine kinase KdpD: protein MDLRREKESAERANEAKDRFLSMITHELRNPINSIALSARIRLRAQDAERIGAAVERIERAARTLAGMVESLVDSTRVSTGQFRMNPELIDLIAVINSALEVMKPAADAKGVALRAHLRSEPTMIYGDAARLAESVANAIENAIKFTPRGGHIDAKLDRIERGARLSISDDGEGIDREFLPQVFQRFTQARPSTGGGGGGLGLGLSIVKHVIELHDGTITAFSEGKGRGATFTIVLPLAELRTIAAAGRA, encoded by the coding sequence ATGGATTTGCGGCGCGAGAAAGAATCTGCGGAACGTGCGAACGAGGCCAAGGATCGATTTCTTTCGATGATCACCCACGAGCTGCGCAATCCGATCAACTCGATCGCGTTGTCGGCGAGAATTCGCCTGCGCGCGCAGGATGCCGAGCGAATTGGGGCCGCGGTCGAGCGGATCGAACGAGCGGCGCGCACCCTGGCCGGCATGGTCGAGAGCCTGGTGGATTCGACGCGGGTCTCGACCGGCCAGTTCCGGATGAATCCGGAGTTGATCGATCTGATCGCGGTGATCAATTCGGCGCTGGAAGTGATGAAGCCGGCGGCGGACGCCAAGGGAGTCGCACTGCGGGCGCATCTGCGCAGCGAACCGACAATGATCTATGGCGACGCCGCGCGCCTCGCGGAGAGCGTCGCCAATGCGATCGAGAACGCGATCAAGTTCACGCCGAGAGGCGGACACATCGACGCAAAGCTCGATCGGATCGAGCGTGGCGCGCGGTTGAGTATCAGCGACGATGGCGAAGGGATCGATCGGGAATTTTTGCCGCAGGTCTTTCAGCGCTTTACCCAGGCGCGGCCGAGTACCGGCGGCGGGGGCGGCGGACTGGGTCTTGGACTATCGATCGTGAAGCACGTGATCGAATTGCATGACGGCACGATCACCGCTTTCAGCGAGGGCAAGGGCCGCGGCGCTACCTTCACGATCGTGCTGCCGCTGGCAGAGCTGCGGACGATCGCAGCCGCGGGGCGAGCCTAG
- a CDS encoding KGG domain-containing protein produces MDSQRSSRRGFAGMDQGKQREIASKGGQAAHKKGTAHEFTSDEARAAGRKGGETVSANRVHMSAIGRKGGESSHTGQKSAQNKVAPDSQRVESDTQNGDQPSDAGSYRSE; encoded by the coding sequence ATGGATAGTCAGAGAAGCAGCCGAAGGGGTTTCGCCGGGATGGATCAGGGCAAACAGCGCGAGATTGCCAGCAAGGGAGGGCAGGCCGCCCACAAAAAAGGAACCGCGCATGAGTTTACCAGCGACGAAGCGCGCGCCGCTGGCCGCAAGGGCGGCGAGACTGTCAGCGCCAACCGCGTTCACATGTCGGCGATCGGCCGCAAGGGCGGCGAAAGCTCTCACACTGGTCAAAAGTCCGCTCAAAACAAGGTAGCGCCTGATTCTCAGCGGGTGGAGTCCGATACTCAGAACGGCGATCAACCCTCGGATGCCGGCTCGTACCGAAGCGAATAG
- a CDS encoding response regulator, translating to MKVGSSGRRILVVEDDADAREALVDILEVSGYEVVPAENGKKALEYLKASSPPSLIIRDLLMPEMDGWEFRARQRENPELARVPVVVVTAFSSANVDANDILIKPIDVDRLLLLVKQYVDQEPAQ from the coding sequence ATGAAGGTGGGGTCGAGTGGCCGACGCATCCTGGTTGTCGAGGATGACGCCGACGCGCGTGAAGCCTTGGTCGATATCCTGGAAGTCAGCGGCTACGAGGTGGTTCCAGCCGAAAATGGAAAAAAAGCACTCGAGTATCTGAAAGCTTCGTCTCCCCCGTCGCTCATCATCCGCGACCTCCTGATGCCCGAAATGGACGGCTGGGAGTTCCGCGCGCGGCAAAGGGAAAACCCCGAACTTGCCCGCGTCCCGGTCGTGGTCGTGACCGCGTTTAGCAGCGCCAATGTCGATGCGAATGACATCCTGATAAAACCAATTGATGTCGATCGATTGCTGTTGCTGGTCAAGCAATACGTCGATCAGGAGCCTGCTCAATGA